The genome window CTAAGTCGTGAGACTTAGGCTCAATGCTGCTGGTCAGCCCGATCCAACCCTAGCAACAACCCGGAACCGGTACCACCCTCATTCTTTGGCCTCAATTTTGGCCTCAAAAACGCTGGCTGTCGGTGGATTTCCGTGGCTTTTACTGGAACGAAAAAAGAAGCCGAAGCTTCTCTTTTCAACGACCTACAGATGCCAGTGGAAGTCTGTAGATCAAAATTTGGAGCGGGAAACGAGACTCGAACTCGCGACCTCAACCTTGGCAAGGTTGCGCTCTACCAACTGAGCTATTCCCGCTTGGGAGCCAGCCATTCTACAGCCCTCCTGCGCATTGCGCCAGCCTTGGAACAAAAAAATTCCCCGGCGCCGTTCGCACCGCCGGGAGCACCGCGCGACGGGCCATTCGCGGCGAATCCGCGAGCTGCGGCGTCGCCCATCGGAGCGAAGATCGCTACCGCATCGGCCGCGCCGACGGCGCGAGTGCGCACTGGAATATCCACCATAGTGGCCCTCGATGGTCTGCGCCGCCACCTGCTGCGCATCGAGCTGCTGCTGCGCGCGGCGCTGGCCGCGCGTGCTGTCCTGCCAGCCGTACGGCCCGGCGGTGTCCACGTCCTCGGCGCCGATGTCGCCCAACGGCGTGGCTTCGGCGCCGGCCGGGCGCAGGCTGCGGCTGCGGTAGTCCCAGCTGGCCCGCGACAGCGTGGCGGTGCGCCAGCGCCGCGCCGGCGACCACTGCTGCACGCTGTCCTGCTGCTCGGTCACGTCGTGGCGGTGGTAGCGCACCGTGCCCAGCGCGGCGAAGGCGGCGTTGTGGTCCGACAGCACCAGCGTGTGCGTGCCGCGCGTGTCGCTGTCGGCGGCGCCGGTGTGCTCGAACCAATAGGCGATGCCTTCCTCGGCCAGCAGCCTGCTCAGGAACGCGGCGTCCGTCTCTTCGTATTGCGTGGTCAGGCTGCGCTTGGCGTACGTGCTGCGGTCGGACAGCTCCCAGCGCCACGCCGGCGCCAGCGCGCCTTGCTCGGCGTAGTCGGCGAACACGCTCTCGGCGATCTCCACCACGCTCATGTCCTGGAACACGTAGCTGTCCACCCGCTGGGCCAGCAGCGCCAGCCACGGCTCCACCACCAGCCGGTAGCGCGCCAGGCCGCCGTTGCTGCCGAGCCGTTCGAACGCGGTGACATGGCCGTGGAACGGGCGCAGCGCGCTGCGCGACTCGGCGGTGAGCAGTTCCAGCAGCACCGGCTACTTTTCATCAAGTATCGGCACAGTACGCATGATCCACGACATTAATAGTAAAAATACCCTTCGCCCATTTCGGGGGATCTTCAGGCTTACGGTTTCTCAGCGTTGACCGGAGCGGCGCTATTACCCAATTCCAAGACGCCAACTGAAACTCGTGGATAGCAATTGGAGACCTCAGCAAAGACACACTTCACGTAGGAGTCCGCCCGTACAGCTGTGCACGGAGTTCGGGATCTCTTGCTTTTGCCTCTTTAATGGCATCTTTCCAGAACGACAGCATTGCATCGCCTTTCGGCCCACCGCGCTTGACACGCCCATAAACCGCAGGGGCTTGGAGTGCGCCAGGCTGCTTTGACCCTGGCTGGCAGGCCTCTTCCACAGATTCGGGCCACTGCGGCTTCCTGCACAGCTTCATGGTGAGATACCGGAATAGGGCCCAGGGCAACGTGATTGGCAGAGCAAGAAGCATCAAACCCTTGCCTGCCGAAGAAACATGGATAATGAACGCGTTACGGAAACTTACCGCGGTCGACATGAATAGCTGTAGCGGGGGAAACGGCAGCGCGTCCATCCCACCACCGTTCATGTATCGGCGGATCATCTCCCAATGTGCCAAGGTGACGCCGGGACTGGAACCACTATCGGATCCAACGGCAAAGGTATGGATGACTTGGTCGCCGCGCATTACATGACCACGCAGATCATACGTACTGCCTTCATCAGGACCTATAGGTTTGTCGCGTCCAATGACGAAATGGATATCATCCCAAGGAACGGAGATCGCACCCTGCTTTCCACCTGTAAAGATATGAACAACCCGACTCACCCTATTAAAACGTATTGGATAGTACTGATACCGAAAAACATCCCGTCCTAATAGCATCCAGTATGCTAAAGCGCCGGCTCCTAGCGAGAGGATCACAACAAAGCCAATTGCGTAGTAGTCACCTGCGGTGACCGCCCGCAAACCCTCCGCTTTAACCTCCCAGAGCACCCGTATCATTGCCAATGCGAACGTGAACGCCATAGCGACAATGAGGGAGCCCCACATTGCTCCCCAGCCGCGATAGAGGAAGTGTCGATCCACGTATTCTACAAATACGGGATTTAGATCGATAATCCCTTGATCAATCGGCTTCAACCCTGATGCATCGAAGTTAGAAACATCCGAAACCCTTTCATAATCGGATAGCGGGCGATTCACACGATAATGCTGGGCCAACCAGCCTGCAAACTGACTCATTTCTTACGCCCCGGCCGGCATGAGCGCATTATATGCCTCATCTTGCTCTTCGACGGACCCAAACCTCCCATGTTCGTGCACGCCAAAAGGTGTCTTGTCCAACCACACTTCAACCTTATCGTCCCTAATCAAATTAATTAGCCATTCACCCAGCATGCTTATAAAACCAAGCACAAGAAGAATAATAAATCCAACGCCCGCGGTAAGAACCCCCGCAAGCATGAGAATAGCGACAACAGCTCCCGATACCGCTGTCACAGCGTAAAAGACCGTCATGGGGATATCACCTTTCCTGTAAGCGTCCACTGACTTCCAGCCATCAATTGCCGCACCTAATAGACCACCAACCGCACCAAGGGCTTTACCGAAAAACCCCATAGCCCCGGCCCTTGTTGACGCCTGCAGCGCACCAAATCGAAGCTCTGTTGCCAGCGCGGTACGGCCCCACATTGTTTTTTCTAGCCCAATGCCGATCAGTTCCATGCTGGTGCCAGTAAAGCCTACAAGTGCCGAACTCAGGGCCAATTCACGACGTAAGGCAGGCCCTTCCGACTTTTCGTCGAGCTTGCCAAACGAGTCGCATACGTTCCACGCGTCAAGGATCAGGCCTACCACACCAAGTCTCACGTCAAGGCTAACGTGCGGAGCGGCATGCTGGGATGCTCGGTTCTGTACCAGCGCCCTTATCTGCTGCTCCGTCAGCAACAAGTTCCCTAGCGATGAAGGGCTACCCCCGCGCGCTGCGGCCACCGCCTCCTTATCCCAAAATACCGCCCATTCGAAAATTTTTCTCCCACGCGCATTTCGCTCACCGGTCGCAACGCGGGCGCCACTACGCTCATTTAGTTCCTGGCGCAGATGTTGGTCGATGCGGGCACGCAACTCTCTCCTATTGACCCCGGGCTGCCCCCGACTCAACGCCTCAACGAGGAAGTGCGCCATTTCACGCTCGGATGCCTTGATGCCTACCCGTTCAATGCGCTTCCCGGAAAGCATCCCCAGAAGCCCCATCATGTTATTACGTGTGGCGGCGCTGATTGCAATGCTTACAGTCCCCCGGCGCACCGTGGTACCGACTTTTGCCAGACATGTGACGATTCCACCCGAAATTTTGTAGACAAAGCCTGCGATCAACCCAAGCCCCTGCTGAAGCTCAGCTGGATTCTTGCCACCTCTGTCCAAGACATGCCCATATGCCTTGAATATATTTGACCAAGCGCCAGGATTGTCGACCAGTGATTTCGATTGTTCCTGCAGAATCTGAGCGGCAATCTTGTCGTTCAGAACGAGCGCACGCATGGTTGCGTTCTTGATGTCATCGAATCGCCCGGTCAGATCCCTGATGACTGCTGCCTGGACGACGTCGTGACCTACGACTCCTTCAAGCGAATTTTCGACGATCTCCGTCCAGCGCATTCCACTGTGCGAGTACTCGTCATGATGGTTGCAGCACAGCCAGGTTCGATAGGATTCGTCCTGGTACCAGCTGACAAAGCTCTCGGCAAGCGGAGTAAGATGAGCGCTAGTAAAGCTCTCCATCTCGCTCTTAAGCTCAATCTCGAAGCGACTCATCGCAGCATGATCGTAGTCGTCGCGATATCTGTTCCACGCAGATTCTCGGGCGCTTTTTTCCTGCTCGGGCGTCAGCTCCTCCTGTATTTTGTTGATACCAGCTGCGTAAAGCTCCATGGCAGCCTTGCCAGTATACGCGCTAGCGCGCACTGAACTAAGCTCATCAGCTGCTGCTTGATCCTCGATGGCCTGCTTTATGCCGCGAATGGCTACAGCACTTGCCTGCTTCCAGCTGCGGTCATTCTCAACTTCGAAATCCCCCGCCTTTTCCCGAATCAGCGCCGACAGCTCCTGAGCAATGCCGGCAGGATCATTTAGCGCAAGCATCATCGGCCTACTAAGCGAAGCACTCTTTTTCAACCACTCCTCCATGCCTGGCACCTGCTGTTTACATCGAGCAAAGTGCACGAACGAGAATCCGAAACCAGGATTGGCGACAACCATGACTTCTTCAAGACTCTCTATCTGACCCAGAGAACCTGGCTTTTTTTGCGAAGGCGTAGGCTGGGCCGGTGGCAGAAATGGAATCGTGGTTTTCTGCCTTTCAGGCTGAGTGAATTTGAACTCACTGACCAAGGCCGCTGCATCCATTGCGTTGCCTGCGTGATCAAAGTCCTTTCCTGCTAACCATGCTTTTACATTGACGCAGCGCATGTGCTTCTGGCGTTCAGCACGTGACATGTTGCGCTTCAGTATCTCAGCTGGCCAAGGTGCTTCGCTGTAGCCAAACCATACGTCTCCAGCGCGCTTCGGATCGGGAATCGTAACGAAGCGTGCAATCTGCGAATTAGCCATACGCGCACAGCTTGGAGCAAATTCCTCTCGTGGCGGCGGCACGCCTAGGGGATCAAACTCTAATAGATAGGCGTCTTCAGTCACTTGATAGCCTTTCCACTCACCACGAACTTCATTGAATACATAGAGATACCCTTGGCGCGCAAGTCGCAAGGTGTAATGCGCTTCACTTCCGGGCAGAGCGAGGCTAGACACTCCCTTGCCGAATTTCCCCGTCAGCGGAGGGCCTCTCCATTGCTCACGCACGTCCGATCGACATACGGCATAGCGAAGCGGGAGTATCGGCAGTCCGATCTGATCGCAGACGTCACATTTCTTCGCAGGATCACAGGATCGCATCGGGGTCTTATCCATTCTGCCAAGCTCCTTGATGTTCAAGTTCAGTC of Xanthomonas translucens pv. cerealis contains these proteins:
- a CDS encoding DUF6708 domain-containing protein, with amino-acid sequence MSQFAGWLAQHYRVNRPLSDYERVSDVSNFDASGLKPIDQGIIDLNPVFVEYVDRHFLYRGWGAMWGSLIVAMAFTFALAMIRVLWEVKAEGLRAVTAGDYYAIGFVVILSLGAGALAYWMLLGRDVFRYQYYPIRFNRVSRVVHIFTGGKQGAISVPWDDIHFVIGRDKPIGPDEGSTYDLRGHVMRGDQVIHTFAVGSDSGSSPGVTLAHWEMIRRYMNGGGMDALPFPPLQLFMSTAVSFRNAFIIHVSSAGKGLMLLALPITLPWALFRYLTMKLCRKPQWPESVEEACQPGSKQPGALQAPAVYGRVKRGGPKGDAMLSFWKDAIKEAKARDPELRAQLYGRTPT
- a CDS encoding T6SS effector BTH_I2691 family protein, which encodes MDKTPMRSCDPAKKCDVCDQIGLPILPLRYAVCRSDVREQWRGPPLTGKFGKGVSSLALPGSEAHYTLRLARQGYLYVFNEVRGEWKGYQVTEDAYLLEFDPLGVPPPREEFAPSCARMANSQIARFVTIPDPKRAGDVWFGYSEAPWPAEILKRNMSRAERQKHMRCVNVKAWLAGKDFDHAGNAMDAAALVSEFKFTQPERQKTTIPFLPPAQPTPSQKKPGSLGQIESLEEVMVVANPGFGFSFVHFARCKQQVPGMEEWLKKSASLSRPMMLALNDPAGIAQELSALIREKAGDFEVENDRSWKQASAVAIRGIKQAIEDQAAADELSSVRASAYTGKAAMELYAAGINKIQEELTPEQEKSARESAWNRYRDDYDHAAMSRFEIELKSEMESFTSAHLTPLAESFVSWYQDESYRTWLCCNHHDEYSHSGMRWTEIVENSLEGVVGHDVVQAAVIRDLTGRFDDIKNATMRALVLNDKIAAQILQEQSKSLVDNPGAWSNIFKAYGHVLDRGGKNPAELQQGLGLIAGFVYKISGGIVTCLAKVGTTVRRGTVSIAISAATRNNMMGLLGMLSGKRIERVGIKASEREMAHFLVEALSRGQPGVNRRELRARIDQHLRQELNERSGARVATGERNARGRKIFEWAVFWDKEAVAAARGGSPSSLGNLLLTEQQIRALVQNRASQHAAPHVSLDVRLGVVGLILDAWNVCDSFGKLDEKSEGPALRRELALSSALVGFTGTSMELIGIGLEKTMWGRTALATELRFGALQASTRAGAMGFFGKALGAVGGLLGAAIDGWKSVDAYRKGDIPMTVFYAVTAVSGAVVAILMLAGVLTAGVGFIILLVLGFISMLGEWLINLIRDDKVEVWLDKTPFGVHEHGRFGSVEEQDEAYNALMPAGA